In Spirochaetota bacterium, the sequence TCATGTAGTGTCGCTTGATTTTTCGTATAATATGATTCAGAAGGGACGGGAAAAGGGAAATATTGATGAACTGGCAACCGTTGCAGATGCATCACGATTGCCGTTCAAAGATGCAATTTTTACCAAAGTTTGTGTGTCATTTGGTATTCGAAATATACCCGACATTGATATATTCCTTGAAGAGGTGTATAGAGTCTTAAGACCTGGTGGTACATTTATTATTCTGGAACTCACACGTCCACGGTATAATATTTTCAGGTTGTTATACTTCTTTTATCTTTATACTATATTGCCAATTGTAGGCGGAATTATTGCTGGAAGTTTCAATGCTTATAGATACCTATCAAAAACAATACACACATTTATTGACCCTCTCACCTTGACGGCAATGCAGGAAAAACATGGTTTTATAGACATTCAGTGTAAATCTATGACGTTAAGCATAGCTACTATGTATATAAGCAAAAAGCCGCCAGTGGACACATCATTTCTTTCGTTGCCGTTGTCAAAGCATTCTCATTCTAACAGTGTAATCATTCATTAGAATTAGAAATAGTACAGATATTTCTTGGACAATGGATGGTTGCCGTCAATCAGGCTGGTTACTTTCTGCTGTATTGTTTGTGTGATAGCTCCGGGAACTGGACTAAATGAAATAGCATCAATGCTTTCAATTGGCTGGATGTTATTGACACTACCGCTAAAAAATGCTTCAGAAAACCTATTAATACTTACAGCAGGAATGTTGCATTCTTCTGCGGGGATGTTATCATAGCGTGCAATA encodes:
- a CDS encoding ubiquinone/menaquinone biosynthesis methyltransferase, giving the protein MKYQVDNDNPHGRKAKIRSMFDAIVDGYDRANRILSFGIDQLWRKKVVEQCECSQKDVVLDICCGTGDLSALIRATGAHVVSLDFSYNMIQKGREKGNIDELATVADASRLPFKDAIFTKVCVSFGIRNIPDIDIFLEEVYRVLRPGGTFIILELTRPRYNIFRLLYFFYLYTILPIVGGIIAGSFNAYRYLSKTIHTFIDPLTLTAMQEKHGFIDIQCKSMTLSIATMYISKKPPVDTSFLSLPLSKHSHSNSVIIH